In Zingiber officinale cultivar Zhangliang chromosome 1A, Zo_v1.1, whole genome shotgun sequence, a genomic segment contains:
- the LOC122031774 gene encoding serine carboxypeptidase II-3-like isoform X1, whose translation MKESFIYSFFLFLCLLHCITCYTVRQRDAVNKFYLSNRERKYPSSLASSHVSKSDLKSIVYDNYGLKDGDKVIRLPGQPNRMNFNQYAGYVTVHRATGRALFYYFVEADENSMSKPLVLWLNGGPGCSSLGYGAMEELGPFRVMSDGKTLYRNPYAWNTVANVLFLESPAGVGFSYSNATSDYAKSGDQRTAIDSLAFLLNWFERFPEYKGREFFITGESYAGHYVPQLALAILHHNDSNINLKGIATDSKGLFDYFWTHALIADETIHAIHKFCNFSPEAFQQPLECQRAVGEVSGVLDDLDLYNIYAPLCFSSGVTPTPKPPSIENFNPCTPNYVEAYLNSPEVQKALHANVTKLNYTWSACSEVIPNWSDSPFTMLPIIKELLSNKLRILKYSGDVDGNVPVTSTRYSLNELGLAVKSPWRAWMLNNEVGGYTLVYEHNLTFATVRGAGHEVPSYQPARALLMIKSFLQGVPLPAS comes from the exons ATGAAGGAAAGTTTCATctattccttcttcctcttcctctgtcTCTTACACTGCATAACTTGTTACACAGTAAGGCAGAGAGATGCCGTGAACAAGTTCTACTTAAGCAACCGAGAAAGGAAGTATCCTTCTTCATTAGCAAGTAGTCATGTTTCGAAATCCGATTTGAAGTCGATAGTCTACGACAATTATGGCCTGAAAGATGGAGACAAGGTCATTCGGCTACCCGGCCAGCCAAATAGGATGAATTTCAATCAGTATGCAGGCTATGTCACGGTCCACAGAGCAACCGGTCGGGCTCTCTTTTACTACTTTGTTGAGGCTGACGAGAATAGCATGTCCAAGCCTCTTGTACTTTGGCTCAACGGAG GGCCTGGGTGTTCGTCGTTGGGCTACGGGGCGATGGAGGAGCTCGGGCCATTTCGAGTCATGTCCGACGGAAAGACTCTGTACAGAAATCCTTATGCTTGGAACACAG TGGCGAACGTTTTGTTCCTGGAGAGCCCCGCAGGCGTCGGCTTCTCCTACTCCAATGCCACGTCGGACTACGCCAAGAGCGGCGACCAGCGGACGGCGATCGACTCGCTGGCCTTCCTCCTCAACTGGTTCGAGCGGTTCCCGGAGTACAAGGGGAGGGAGTTCTTCATCACCGGCGAGAGCTACGCAGGCCACTACGTCCCCCAGCTTGCCCTCGCCATCCTCCATCACAACGATTCCAACATCAACCTCAAAGGCATCGCG ACGGACAGCAAGGGCCTGTTTGACTACTTCTGGACGCACGCATTGATCGCCGACGAAACTATCCATGCGATCCACAAGTTCTGCAATTTCTCGCCGGAGGCCTTCCAGCAGCCGCTGGAATGCCAACGGGCGGTCGGCGAGGTGAGCGGCGTCCTCGACGATCTGGATCTCTACAACATATACGCACCGCTGTGCTTCTCTTCGGGCGTGACGCCGACTCCAAAGCCTCCTTCG ATCGAGAATTTCAATCCTTGTACTCCCAATTATGTGGAGGCATACCTTAACAGTCCAGAGGTGCAAAAAGCTCTACATGCCAATGTGACAAAACTCAACTACACATGGTCTGCTTGCAG CGAAGTGATACCTAATTGGTCAGATTCGCCTTTCACAATGTTGCCAATCATCAAAGAATTGCTATCTAACAAGTTAAGAATTTTGAAGTACAG TGGCGACGTTGATGGAAATGTTCCTGTTACTTCCACAAGATACTCCCTGAACGAGCTTGGACTTGCTGTGAAGTCTCCGTGGAGAGCTTGGATGCTTAACAATGAG GTTGGGGGATATACCTTGGTGTATGAACACAACTTGACATTTGCCACTGTGAGAGGTGCCGGACATGAAGTTCCAAGTTATCAACCAGCTCGAGCTTTGTTAATGATCAAAAGTTTTCTTCAAGGAGTGCCTCTCCCTGCCTCTTGA
- the LOC122031774 gene encoding serine carboxypeptidase II-3-like isoform X2 produces MQAMSRSTEQPVGLSFTTLLRLTRIACPSLLYFGSTEGLGVRRWATGRWRSSGHFESCPTERLCTEILMLGTQWRTFCSWRAPQASASPTPMPRRTTPRAATSGRRSTRWPSSSTGSSGSRSTRGGSSSSPARATQATTSPSLPSPSSITTIPTSTSKASRKGLFDYFWTHALIADETIHAIHKFCNFSPEAFQQPLECQRAVGEVSGVLDDLDLYNIYAPLCFSSGVTPTPKPPSIENFNPCTPNYVEAYLNSPEVQKALHANVTKLNYTWSACSEVIPNWSDSPFTMLPIIKELLSNKLRILKYSGDVDGNVPVTSTRYSLNELGLAVKSPWRAWMLNNEVGGYTLVYEHNLTFATVRGAGHEVPSYQPARALLMIKSFLQGVPLPAS; encoded by the exons ATGCAGGCTATGTCACGGTCCACAGAGCAACCGGTCGGGCTCTCTTTTACTACTTTGTTGAGGCTGACGAGAATAGCATGTCCAAGCCTCTTGTACTTTGGCTCAACGGAG GGCCTGGGTGTTCGTCGTTGGGCTACGGGGCGATGGAGGAGCTCGGGCCATTTCGAGTCATGTCCGACGGAAAGACTCTGTACAGAAATCCTTATGCTTGGAACACAG TGGCGAACGTTTTGTTCCTGGAGAGCCCCGCAGGCGTCGGCTTCTCCTACTCCAATGCCACGTCGGACTACGCCAAGAGCGGCGACCAGCGGACGGCGATCGACTCGCTGGCCTTCCTCCTCAACTGGTTCGAGCGGTTCCCGGAGTACAAGGGGAGGGAGTTCTTCATCACCGGCGAGAGCTACGCAGGCCACTACGTCCCCCAGCTTGCCCTCGCCATCCTCCATCACAACGATTCCAACATCAACCTCAAAGGCATCGCG CAAGGGCCTGTTTGACTACTTCTGGACGCACGCATTGATCGCCGACGAAACTATCCATGCGATCCACAAGTTCTGCAATTTCTCGCCGGAGGCCTTCCAGCAGCCGCTGGAATGCCAACGGGCGGTCGGCGAGGTGAGCGGCGTCCTCGACGATCTGGATCTCTACAACATATACGCACCGCTGTGCTTCTCTTCGGGCGTGACGCCGACTCCAAAGCCTCCTTCG ATCGAGAATTTCAATCCTTGTACTCCCAATTATGTGGAGGCATACCTTAACAGTCCAGAGGTGCAAAAAGCTCTACATGCCAATGTGACAAAACTCAACTACACATGGTCTGCTTGCAG CGAAGTGATACCTAATTGGTCAGATTCGCCTTTCACAATGTTGCCAATCATCAAAGAATTGCTATCTAACAAGTTAAGAATTTTGAAGTACAG TGGCGACGTTGATGGAAATGTTCCTGTTACTTCCACAAGATACTCCCTGAACGAGCTTGGACTTGCTGTGAAGTCTCCGTGGAGAGCTTGGATGCTTAACAATGAG GTTGGGGGATATACCTTGGTGTATGAACACAACTTGACATTTGCCACTGTGAGAGGTGCCGGACATGAAGTTCCAAGTTATCAACCAGCTCGAGCTTTGTTAATGATCAAAAGTTTTCTTCAAGGAGTGCCTCTCCCTGCCTCTTGA